The following are encoded in a window of Flavobacterium psychrotrophum genomic DNA:
- a CDS encoding NUDIX hydrolase — protein MLFSDFTNYIPKLLNEQLPAVAAHLKMAPVERKASLEPDYYLKNNPRNSAVMMLFYPKDREATIVLTKRNTYAGVHSAQISFPGGKAELTDKDLAYTALRETEEEIGLEPKDIHIVMPFTKIYIPPSNFLVSPFLGLMQHEPVFKPDPTEVAEIIELPLDLLLDDAIVRNVQLKTSFGDGIDVPAFNVGNHIVWGATAMILSELKETIKSVL, from the coding sequence ATGCTTTTTTCTGATTTTACAAATTACATCCCAAAGTTACTAAATGAGCAGTTACCTGCCGTTGCCGCACACTTAAAAATGGCACCGGTAGAACGAAAAGCTTCTTTAGAACCCGATTATTACTTGAAAAATAACCCGCGCAACTCTGCCGTGATGATGCTTTTTTATCCAAAAGACAGAGAAGCAACGATTGTACTTACTAAACGCAATACCTATGCGGGCGTACATTCTGCGCAAATATCGTTTCCTGGAGGTAAGGCAGAACTTACAGATAAAGACCTGGCTTATACTGCACTGCGGGAAACAGAGGAAGAAATTGGCCTTGAGCCAAAAGACATTCATATAGTAATGCCCTTTACTAAAATATATATACCGCCCAGCAATTTTTTAGTTTCGCCTTTTTTAGGACTCATGCAGCACGAACCTGTTTTTAAACCTGATCCTACTGAGGTTGCCGAAATTATAGAGCTGCCACTCGACTTACTTTTAGACGATGCCATTGTTAGAAATGTTCAGCTTAAAACATCTTTTGGCGACGGAATTGATGTGCCGGCTTTTAATGTTGGCAATCATATTGTTTGGGGCGCTACTGCCATGATACTTAGCGAACTTAAAGAAACAATAAAAAGTGTACTTTA